actatgcacactcattgctgacaccacttcttcactcaaactgttctacatctcaatacatctttgggaaactatattttttaacatctctcgtacatcttccctttctcaactttttactatgcgatcttgtgctttgaatgtcatattcttctctcaggatcagtttctcattatccacttggtccattctgttgatcaatttataaacttgttccaaggttggtagatccatagcctttagtctctcctcatatgtcatcccttcaaattctggaaccattcttgtagccattttttgtagtctctccaacttccttatgtgtttctttttatgaggggcccacactactcctgcatattccaatctgggtcttattatagtacttatcaatttcttcataatttctttgtccatgtagtgaaattctattccaatattccttaacaaattatatgtttctgaaaattttattaatatggcttaccggttgattgttttcttccatcgtgattcctaagtccttttccttttttactttctccagttctactccatctcccatcttatagattcccacgggtcgtctttcactctttcccatttccatgacatggctttccatttctcactttttgctccattcccagatcttatttagttcttcctgcagtatttcataatcctctttttgctttataattctGCATAGTTTCAtatcatccacaaacagatttatgtagctgttcactccattggcatttcatttatatatatgaggaaaagtattggtgctaatactgacccctgcggcactccgctttctactgctctccacttggatttcatatctttaactaccatccttatttctctatgtatttacttagttgtgtgtgtgtgtttgtgcgtgcatGTATATTTTGCATTGCAGTATGATTGGGGAAAATGGAGGGGCAAGAGGAGCGGGTTCTGGATGAACAGGAGTGGCAtgtggaggcagcagctgtcATCCAGGATGTGAAGGAGTGTGTTTCTCACATGTCTGTGGCTGCTCTGCATGCCTCAAATGCTGCCATTTACTTCAACCTCACCACCAAAGAGGAGAACCATTACTGTGTTGAGCTCACTGCCTCAGGGTTCAGGTAAGGGCTatactttatttttaattttttatcatcttAGAATCAGATgtatgatgagaaagagaaaaaagtacttACTACATGCCAAACCAGTTGAtgaatggttgtggtggttgtaggtTGTAGTATTTTAGTACCAAGACAGTGACATTTagtaacacattttttactatttcacttatctattgtactctctctctctctctctctctctctctctctctctctctctctctctctctctctctctctctctctctctctctctctctctctctctctctctctctctctctctctctctctctctctctctctctctctctctctctctctctctctctctctctctctttctctctctcacacagaatTGTGGGTAACAGGTTTGACAACCAGTCGGAACCCTCTGAGAAGTACTTTGAGACTCCCTATGCCCTCCTGGACCAAATAAGTCCACTGTACCGTGAGAGCTTTGGTTTAGTGTTGGCAGCCAGACTTTCAGCTCTCGTCTCTGCTGAGGAAGAAGATGTCAAAGGTGCTGAGTAGTTGTTCAGATCTGGCTGACTCAGACAAAGGCATTAGGGACTAAGAGAGATTGTGCaaagaaagagttaagagagacACATTATTATGGTGCTGCTGTTTGTGCTTGCAGATTTACATTGGTGTCGACTAGAAAAGCTAACATTTGTAAGAAGCCAGTTATAGACTAAGTCACTACAATACCAAATAATGTAACTAATACTGCACATTTGATAAATAGAATCTGAAACCAAAGAAAACATTTTTGTGAAGTTCCACACATGAAGGTATTCAGCTTTGGATGATGACAATCACACAAGACAAGGTCAAGTGTGCCAAGTGAAGGGAGTCATCTTTACAAGGTGTGCCTGGGGGAAGGTCACTGATGAGACAGCTGCTGTTTCTACCATTAACAGGTCAGATGTTAAAAtaacatttttattgtttttatactGTTGTGacatggtgtgtttgcttgtcctTTTAGCaaatcatttatttcatttttaataCCATCATTTGTGTTTCACACGTAAAGACTTGTGCTGTTGTGATGATTTATTTCAATCTAGCAAAATTATAATTATATAGATCACAAACCAAACTGAACCATAACCATAACAAGACAACACTTCAATACATTTAACACCCCAATCATCTATATAATTGCTGAGGAAATGCTAAATGGAACACATTCACAACACATGATGCATAGTTAACACTCACTTTGGATCACCCGAGTGAAATAGTACACATACCACATTTCATGGCTCATAAGATGCGTGGGCTCATAAGATATACCCAGTTTGGGCagacattgaaataaaaaaaaaaaaggataaatgaacaTATataagctctgaatatgaagtgaaagaTTTCACCTAACATTTGAAGACCCACAGGAGGAGGTATTAGACACTTACCGAAACATTAACTTTTCCCaaagagatctaatagcactagttcagggggtgctgcaAACCTTCcgttaaagctagttgtgatctcgttgaacgtttccctttgtgtctcacaactcaagggggcagtcacagcctgccctctaaagacaactccacttcttcacacaaaactacatgcacttaccacacatacacccttcacttgaaaatcaaaatttaaaagaaaaatgggaactcATAATAacaatgcctcggagtccccttctggggaggggaccaaaaatgtccctaGGTTGGATGCCTCTCTTGATAAtgaccccaaatgccttgacacctccctcaacttttctgcattaacttctgcaacattcacagtcttagatctaatttttaatctgtagaacaccacctctcttctactaaacctcatcttcttttcctcaccaaaacacagctgtctgaggcaactgacagtagccccttctctgttcctcatgctttctctattctcattttcattccaaagctgaatGTTGTGTCAATGTATgtaacgacttaacttgctctcgtaccaacgttcttgaatcttccgagttttccaccatctggcattgacttaacagtcactcttaaactaaattcatctgtgctgtttatctctcccctaactcttctgactatagtaaatttatcttttcctatttctccaatccctccacaggatcccccaaagcgaaggtgcctctggcgttttgcctctgccagctggggggacctgaggaggtattatgttgattttccctggaatgattactgtttctgtgtcagagactcatctctttgtgctgaacgcataacagaggtgatagtgtctgacaTGGAGGCGTTCAATCCTCATTCTatatctcaacctaaacctctaaaccttggtttaactcaggctgttctcgtgctatacatgatagagaggttgcccacaaaaggtacttgagttgTTCATCtcatgaatctcatgcactttatatctatgcccagaatcatgccaagtctgttcttcaacttgccaaacactccataagtagaaaaagtaaaaatctttcaaactcccctcgagacttctgttactagccaaaaacatctcaaataacttcacttcttcatctctccctcctttatttcatcctgatggcaccactgccatctcttctgtcccaaaagctgaactcttctctcaaacctttgctcacaactccaccttggatgattctgggcttgtccctccctctcctcctccctctgattcTTTCATGTCAACAATTAAAATTCTCCATAActatgttttccatgcccttgctagTCTAAACCcacggaaggcttatggtcctgatgggttatcttctattgttctcaaaaattgtgcttccgtgcttgcaccttgcctggccaaactcttccaactttgtctatctacttctacctttccttcctgctggaagttcgcctacattcagcctgttcctaaaaagggtgactgttctaacccctcaaactaccgtcctatagctttaatctcttgcttgtctaaagtttttgaatctatcctgaataggaagattctcaaacatctgtcacttcacaatcttctgtctgatcaccggtatggctttccttactgagccttggtcatcctcttttggagatttcagtgaaacttttgctgtagcgttagacatatcaaaagtttttgatagagtcAGGCATAAAtgtttgatttcaaaactgccctcctacggcttctattctttctgcaactttatctcaagtttcctttctgaccgttctgttgctgctgtggtagacggccactgttcttctcctaaatctattaatagtggagttcctcagggttctgtctctctttctattattcattaatgaccttcttaaccaaactttttgccctatccactcctatgctgatgataccaccctacatctttccacatcctttccgagatgaccaacccttcaggaagtcaacaggtcacgcagggatgccacagaacgcctgacttctgatctttctaagatttccgattgtggcagagaaaatctagtagttttcaatgcctcaaaaactcaattcctccatctatcaactcaacacaaccttccagacaactatcccctcttcttcaatgagactcaactgtctccctcttccacaatgaatatcctcggtctgtcctgtgctcataatcttaactggaaacttcacatctcatctcttgctaaaacagcttctatgaagttaggtgttctatggtgtctccgccagtttttctcgcccctccaactgcttactctgtacaggcaacccctgcttaacgaaggggttacgttcccaaaaaacccttcgttaagcgaaatttcgttaagtGGACCGATTATAAGAAGTCTAACCCCTGACttcaacttccattgagagtaaacaaagcgagagtgcatcatagaacagtaatactccacttaacgaacaggatagggggtgtcaaagctgttcatagagtgaaaatttgttaagcggacgtaattttcccataggaaataatggaaatagggtgGGGATGCGTACtaggctggtccccaacataccacatgggttaagaaaaataaaattatatatacgtttggcagcatattgggccaacgttgtaccactacttttatgatgtcatatgagtcattggaagttagaggagctatgtacaaattctctcacattctcgcatttatgttcacaaaacaacatttctattagctttttacaaaccttgcccccaagaaaggattgttttgtaatgcataaagtgaaatcttaatattaaggaataccaaaaaataaagcagagaggagatgagccacagacgaagcaggagactcacggcgactcggccgcttcttcttcttcttcttgtgacccttttagcctgcatgttgtctttccccatgatatttgtttctattcctctattgcctgctataatggatatcatatcttggtattcatatacgctcatgccatgaggataacctcaactccgtggcactgagtgatagtgaattattaatgaaataccacggtagttcattgccacggagtcaaggttatcctcgtggtatgagcgtatatgaatactaagatatgatatccattatagcaggcgatagaggagtggaaacaaatatcatggggaaagacaacaagcaggctaaaagggtcataagaagaagaagaagtggttgagaggccgcgagtctcccacttcgtctgtggctcatctctcatctcatctctgctttattttttggtattccatgtaagatttcactttatgcattacaaaacaatcctttcttgggggcaaggtttgtaaaaagctaatagaaatgttgttttgtgaacataaatgcatatatgagGCATTGTGTGACGTAGGGCGATAAGCgccaaaaacaaaaaacggagaaaaatgCGGTCAAATTTTTGCGACATTTGGAATGCGATAGCTCAGCAATGGATCAAGCTAGAAAGTTGGAGTTGGTTTTAAAAGAAAGCTTAGAATGTCTACTTTATGTCTGTCATAAAATCAAACACATCATCTTGCCATAATATGAAAGGATTAATGGTGAAATTATTTTTTAGCTGTTTTTCACAGTGTTAAATCGGCGAAAAATGTGGTCATCGGTTTATATCTCAGAACTATGATAAGTTattgaaaaaatattatcaCCATGCATAAAGTAAACATCCTAAGCTTTTATTTAAGACAATCTCAAGTCTCTAGCTTGATCCGTTTTTTAGCTATCGCATTCCAAATGTCGCAAAACTTTGATcgcgtttttctcttcttgttttattcaatCAATATCCTACTATAGTGCTTGAAACATGACTCCAAATCCACACAATCATAATCACATCCtagcaaaatacaaaataacaataaaacacgaTAAGAAAAATCTTCAGAATCGcaaaagagagattaagaggagaaaaagtagagtagaagacatgaaaaaaggtaaagaaatacGCCAAAAGGATTCATGTACAGTAAGGTCccaggttacgtcggtctcgagttacatcaaactcatagttacgtcagtccactataaggcaatttaagattaaaaaaaattgaaaatttataaatcgtaaagcgcgggatttattgttattgttgcccgccaggcgtcactagtggttacccgccacaccgcccgcctcacgcttgaatacaataacaccctgcctcagttccaccacaccgtcgcccctggcaagagtgttatcctacttctgcatttactgactcaagttcttagtatcttgctcaatggcaccaaagagaaaactccttagtgacagcagtgatgctaagaaaagcccgttaccatgacaacggggaggttgacgaccttgaggcctcgcgcacccaccatcacaacaataacaactccagagccttcgcctgggccacacgacacttgcagctcacttgcactgtatgcgcctgtctgctgatccctattgccctttcctattgcatttcctgctccgctgcccacgcttctactcccaccacactgcactatgctcccagctgtctcccttgggcgtcacaacatttgacctgcccaccctcctggcggccacAGGCTTCCACCCCTCTCTggaacctgcagtccttcgcatttgtggccctaatcaacaacaaaaacaagcttgtgtttcatattcctacatagttgtaaataatataacaatataacctttaacttacctgaatgaccataaacaatgattggttgaaaactcgataatatgctttgaaatgtacggaaactcgagttacgtacaaaatcaacttacgtcatgtttcagaaacgtaactctgacgtaaaccgagaccttaccgTATTTTCCTAATGTTATCTAAGCCCAATTTATCATAACAACCATCCTTGCATGTAGGCCCTACCTCACGCTTTTTTACAACATTCCCTGTATATCGGCTCATGTATTCCTGGCCGGTGTTCCGTTTAGTTTTCGTCACAATTTTCTTCCACTCACTAGGGCTGGGGCCTGTTTTGCGTCGTAATAAGCCCCCTTCGGCAATCCCCTCATCACTGTTAGAAGCCATCACACGGTATGTGCTGGCCAAcgttataaaataaaaaaaaagaagttaataaTCATGGCTTCCGGAGACAATAGTGTAGAATGGCTTGGCTGGTGGCGGGCTGTGGGCAGCTGGGGATGCACGGCAGGCAGTGATTGGACGAGGCAGAGCTATGCGGTACGCTACGCAGCAAGGGATTGGTCACTCGGCTTGTCGCTTATCTCCCCTTATGAAGGCTGGGTTGATGCATGGCGGACGGAGCTACAGTACAGAGAAAAGTTAATGTTACGTTATGGGATTTTCGACCATGAAGGCGTTGGCGCTTGCTCCTAAGTTTGGTACCACTGGAAAGCTGAGACTCTAGCGAagacagtgctatacataactcAATTTCATCTATGGTGGTGCTTAACTCCCTCTCACGCAACGCCtcatataagacagtaacaccacctccagaggtggtgttcccagcaacctcagagcaacctgatagcaaccttgtcaccgttcctccaagcgttcatggatgccattttgctgcaagaggttgctctgatgttgttaaagaatcttggatccaacTCCAGGAGTgttagagacagaggcggggagccagacaatcacagcgaagctgccgcgttcAGTCCTtcacccagcaaattcaaacccagaaaattcgctaaaacggatgtggttgtacgttatgcggacttttggtctaactttatatagtacattaaaccggaaattcgttaaacaaacgttcgttaagcgaagtattactgtacagtgaaaggtttaatgaaagtaagaattatgaagttaaacatttaggcagtttaatttaagtcattataatgtacactaatgtatgtatgtatgtaactttataatgttgataatcttaaatttatgaagggagggagagtgaaacgggaaagacattAACCGGcagcctgtggaatgtaaacaaagggcgcatcattgtatcatatacaaaacttatgtaccacatttccacaaggctttccattttatccattgtagagtcatgagttcaggtggttcttttagcttgcaaggaagatacggtctcaccagtcttcttaatagagtcttctgacttaaaaatagtagagacagtagatggagtcaagatggtgctCGCTACCATCTCTCATGCCtttgaataatatccagcttcacttcgagagtaagagacttcctggtcttagcaacgcttggcgacattgcagggcgtttggtaaagttgagcgagggaagacgagctgctgctgacgctgttattgttttgaacag
The window above is part of the Portunus trituberculatus isolate SZX2019 chromosome 31, ASM1759143v1, whole genome shotgun sequence genome. Proteins encoded here:
- the LOC123511355 gene encoding GSK3B-interacting protein-like; the encoded protein is MEGQEERVLDEQEWHVEAAAVIQDVKECVSHMSVAALHASNAAIYFNLTTKEENHYCVELTASGFRIVGNRFDNQSEPSEKYFETPYALLDQISPLYRESFGLVLAARLSALVSAEEEDVKGAE